ATCACTTTTGGTGCTTAATTTGCTAGGCGTGGTGTAACAAGGGTCCAAATATCCAATAGTTCCTGCAGCGGGTTGACTCACCTGACTCGGCGAATCAAAGAGCACGGCAAGTCCAAAATCCGCCAACTTGGCATTCCAATCTGAATCGAACAAAATATTTTCAGACTTGATGTCCCTGTGGATCACCGTAGGCTTCCCTTCGTGAAGAAATTGGACCGCCCGGGCGACTTGGATGGCGATTTCTACACGTTTAGGCCACGAAGGCGGTGTAGTTGCAACATGAAGTAGGTCATGGAGAGAGCCATTGGGCATGAACTCCATGACAATGAGCTTGTTGTTGCCGTTCGAGTGATCTTGGCTTGTTCCAAGAAGGCTTATAACATGCCGGTTCTCGGGTAAAGACGATAACACGCATATTTCGTTTTCTAGCTTGGAGTAGTTGTCACGATGTTGCAATGGCTTCTTTAGGGCAACAGTTTTGTTGAGTAGCATGGCCTTGTAGACCATTCCATGGCTGCCTTTGCCGACCATCCGAGTCGGAGAGAACCTTCCTGTTGCGTTCACAAGCTCATCATAATCAAAGTTCACCATTTAACCAAGAAATCTGGTACCCTGCAAAGTGTAGGGTTTTATtgtttgatgatgatgaagttgatggaggATTGAAGGTGTACGTATGTGAGAGTTGGCCGGAGGAAAACTGGAAGTGCTTTTGGA
Above is a window of Malus sylvestris chromosome 15, drMalSylv7.2, whole genome shotgun sequence DNA encoding:
- the LOC126602286 gene encoding serine/threonine-protein kinase-like protein At5g23170, with product MVNFDYDELVNATGRFSPTRMVGKGSHGMVYKAMLLNKTVALKKPLQHRDNYSKLENEICVLSSLPENRHVISLLGTSQDHSNGNNKLIVMEFMPNGSLHDLLHVATTPPSWPKRVEIAIQVARAVQFLHEGKPTVIHRDIKSENILFDSDWNAKLADFGLAVLFDSPSQVSQPAAGTIGYLDPCYTTPSKLSTKSDMFSFGVVLLEIISCRKVIDVSKSPASIVDWAVALIEEERIDEICDARIGFPVYMSSTIRHILYVAASCVSSNVENRLTIGEIVREMENSVIERVRLPIWINMLRNLVLMRRKKKLAKKWQQEKCATVLEQSDDGVHVPSGKLLLWQVLADAEME